The Triticum aestivum cultivar Chinese Spring chromosome 3A, IWGSC CS RefSeq v2.1, whole genome shotgun sequence genome includes a region encoding these proteins:
- the LOC123059132 gene encoding major pollen allergen Art v 1-like, with translation MTFSGAQMLAAFTLGFLLMAFCVDGRVCTSPSKLYKRSPCKNMGCTAACHKEHFEGGYCATKKTIVGNELNKDNDENFFHKRPKKKTCVCTLQCSKAPPPSSEPDVPEPPGEPELPDPKKKPPPPYVRDVPEPPSGENKKKLVAAADQ, from the exons ATGACGTTCAGCGGCGCCCAGATGCTCGCTGCCTTCACCTTGGGCTTTCTTCTCATGGCCTTCT GTGTAGATGGTCGGGTATGCACATCCCCTAGCAAGTTGTACAAAAGGAGCCCTTGCAAGAACATGGGCTGCACCGCGGCCTGTCACAAAGAGCACTTCGAGGGTGGGTACTGTGCCACTAAGAAGACAATTGTTGGCAATGAGCTCAACAAAGACAACGACGAAAACTTCTTTCACAAACGACCTAAGAAAAAGACATGCGTATGTACACTTCAATGCAGTAAAGCCCCACCACCATCGTCAGAACCTGACGTGCCAGAGCCACCGGGTGAACCTGAGCTGCCAGATCCTAAGAAGAAGCCGCCGCCGCCATATGTACGTGATGTGCCGGAGCCGCCCTCGGGAGAAAACAAGAAGAAGCTAGTGGCAGCTGCTGACCAGTGA